One part of the Ochotona princeps isolate mOchPri1 chromosome 3, mOchPri1.hap1, whole genome shotgun sequence genome encodes these proteins:
- the LOC101528715 gene encoding keratin-associated protein 13-2-like translates to MSSNCCARNFSSRSFGSSLLYPTSSCTSYYPSSLIHSSDLCFPSNYQMSSSLYSDCHETCFEPTGCQPSCMASSPCQTSCYRLKTSRPCSPYETTYPVSLGFGSSSSSWMGYGSKNSCSLGYGSRSCYFSGRRPSCFKSLGSRASGFPSLGYGSEISCPTALASGSCQSACYTPSNVSSYCRPTC, encoded by the coding sequence ATGTCCTCCAACTGCTGTGCTAGAAATTTCTCCTCCCGCTCGTTTGGGAGCTCCCTACTCTACCCAACCTCCTCTTGCACGTCTTACTACCCCAGCAGCTTGATCCACAGCAGtgacctctgctttcccagcaactACCAGATGAGCTCCTCTCTCTACAGTGACTGCCACGAGACCTGCTTTGAACCTACTGGTTGCCAGCCGTCCTGCATGGCATCCAGCCCCTGCCAGACATCCTGCTACCGCCTGAAAACCTCCAGACCCTGCAGTCCCTACGAGACGACTTACCCTGTCTCTCTGGgttttgggtccagcagcagtagCTGGATGGGCTATGGATCCAAAAATTCCTGTTCCCTGGGCTATGGATCAAGGAGCTGCTACTTCTCAGGCCGTAGACCCAGTTGTTTCAAATCCCTAGGTAGTAGAGCTTCTGGCTTCCCTTCTCTGGGCTATGGATCTGAAATCTCATGTCCAACAGCCTTGGCTTCAGGGAGCTGCCAGTCTGCTTGTTATACACCAAGCAATGTGTCATCCTATTGTAGACCAACTTGCTGA